One region of Caldimonas thermodepolymerans genomic DNA includes:
- a CDS encoding phosphomannomutase/phosphoglucomutase — MKVTASIFKAYDVRGIVGQTLDETVAEHLGRAFGTEARAAGETTVAVGRDGRLSGPALAAALIRGLRSTGVDVIELGAVTTPMTYYVAATRCRCGIQVTGSHNPKDYNGFKMVLAGRAIHGEEIQALRQRIEREDYASGAGGLTRLDVLQEYSDRITGDVKLARPMKVVVDSGNGIPGASAPGILRALGCEVIELYSEVDGDFPNHHPDPSKPENLAELIRTVKDSGAELGLAFDGDGDRLGVVTRDGNIIYPDRQLMLFAQDILARHPGATVIYDVKCTQRLASVIREAGGVPLMWKTGHSLVKAKLKETGAPVAGEMSGHIFFQERWYGFDDATYTAARLLEILSRHADASAVLDALPTSFSTPELNVPCAEGEHHRVIEELRRRVEQGARFEGAKEIVTIDGIRAEYDDGFGLVRASNTTPVLVLRFEGHTQAALERIEMQFLAALRAVKPDAQVGASAH; from the coding sequence GTGAAAGTCACTGCATCGATCTTCAAGGCTTACGACGTACGCGGCATCGTCGGGCAGACGCTGGACGAAACCGTCGCCGAACACCTCGGACGTGCCTTCGGCACCGAGGCCCGCGCGGCCGGCGAAACGACGGTGGCGGTGGGCCGGGACGGCCGGCTGTCCGGCCCGGCGCTGGCGGCTGCGCTGATCCGCGGCTTGCGCAGCACCGGCGTCGACGTCATCGAGCTCGGGGCCGTGACCACGCCGATGACCTACTACGTGGCGGCGACCCGCTGCCGCTGCGGCATCCAGGTGACCGGCAGCCACAACCCGAAGGACTACAACGGCTTCAAGATGGTGCTGGCCGGCCGCGCGATCCACGGTGAGGAGATCCAGGCGCTGCGCCAGCGCATCGAGCGCGAGGACTACGCCAGCGGCGCGGGCGGGCTGACCCGGCTCGACGTGCTGCAGGAATACAGCGACCGCATCACCGGCGACGTGAAGCTGGCGCGCCCGATGAAGGTCGTCGTCGACTCGGGCAACGGCATCCCCGGTGCCTCGGCGCCCGGCATCCTGCGCGCGCTGGGCTGCGAGGTGATCGAGCTGTACTCCGAGGTCGACGGCGACTTCCCCAACCACCACCCGGACCCGTCCAAGCCGGAGAACCTGGCCGAGCTCATCCGCACCGTCAAGGACAGCGGCGCCGAACTGGGCCTGGCCTTCGACGGCGACGGCGACCGCCTCGGCGTGGTCACGCGCGACGGCAACATCATCTACCCCGACCGCCAGCTGATGCTGTTCGCGCAGGACATCCTGGCGCGCCATCCGGGGGCGACGGTGATCTACGACGTCAAGTGCACCCAGCGCCTGGCCTCGGTGATCCGCGAGGCCGGCGGCGTGCCGCTGATGTGGAAGACCGGGCACTCGCTGGTCAAGGCCAAGCTCAAGGAGACCGGTGCGCCGGTCGCCGGGGAGATGAGCGGGCACATCTTCTTCCAGGAGCGCTGGTACGGCTTCGACGACGCGACCTACACCGCGGCACGCCTGCTCGAGATCCTATCGCGCCACGCCGACGCGAGCGCGGTGCTCGACGCGCTGCCGACCAGCTTCAGCACGCCCGAACTCAACGTCCCCTGCGCCGAGGGGGAGCACCACCGGGTGATCGAGGAACTGCGCCGGCGCGTGGAGCAGGGCGCGCGCTTCGAAGGGGCGAAGGAGATCGTCACGATCGACGGCATCCGTGCCGAGTACGACGACGGTTTCGGGCTGGTGCGTGCGTCCAACACGACGCCGGTGCTGGTGCTGCGCTTCGAAGGGCACACCCAGGCGGCGCTGGAGCGCATCGAGATGCAGTTCCTGGCCGCGCTGCGTGCGGTCAAGCCCGACGCACAGGTGGGCGCCAGCGCCCACTGA
- a CDS encoding TolC family outer membrane protein, protein MRSVAGGLVALLAAGAVQAQSLLEVYNAARNYDATYLAARAEAESAQYAAEQAYALRRPSVGLSAGISRSETDPPVGNDRETTTRQAALQATQPLFNRANGVSIEQAERALEIARARLETAEQDLIVRVAQAYFNVLAARDTLASAQANKAAISEQLASAKRNFEVGTATITDTREAQARFDLATAQEIAAQNNLEIAQAALNQLVGRNDVDPRPLAAPVSLPSLAAGTEQDWVQRSENAPGVRQAALALQIAELETEKARAGHLPTLDLVGEVGRSSVTSNNPQQPSGHYGSTSVGVQLRLPLFAGFAVQNRVRETLALEEKSRNELDAARRQVALATRQAYSSVQSGLAQVRALEAAEASSKLALEATQLGYKVGVRVNLDVLNAQTQLFNTQSELAQARYNVLVGSLRLRQAAGVLAPDDLAPINALLAP, encoded by the coding sequence ATGCGGTCCGTGGCAGGGGGCCTCGTCGCCCTGCTGGCAGCCGGTGCGGTGCAGGCGCAGAGCCTGCTGGAGGTCTACAACGCGGCGCGCAACTACGACGCCACCTACCTGGCCGCGCGCGCCGAGGCCGAGTCGGCCCAGTACGCCGCCGAGCAGGCCTATGCGCTGCGCCGCCCGAGCGTCGGGCTGTCCGCCGGTATCAGCCGCAGCGAGACCGATCCGCCGGTGGGCAACGACCGCGAGACCACCACCCGCCAGGCCGCGCTGCAGGCCACCCAGCCGCTCTTCAACCGCGCCAACGGCGTCAGCATCGAGCAGGCCGAGCGTGCGCTGGAGATCGCCCGCGCCCGGCTGGAGACCGCCGAGCAGGACCTGATCGTGCGCGTCGCGCAGGCCTACTTCAACGTGCTCGCCGCGCGCGACACGCTGGCTTCGGCGCAGGCCAACAAGGCGGCCATCTCCGAACAGCTGGCCTCGGCCAAGCGCAACTTCGAGGTCGGCACCGCGACCATCACCGACACCCGCGAGGCGCAGGCCCGCTTCGACCTGGCCACCGCGCAGGAGATCGCGGCGCAGAACAACCTGGAGATCGCCCAGGCGGCGCTGAACCAGCTGGTCGGCCGCAACGACGTCGACCCGCGCCCGCTGGCCGCGCCGGTCTCGCTGCCCTCGCTGGCGGCCGGCACCGAACAGGACTGGGTGCAGCGCAGCGAGAACGCACCCGGCGTGCGCCAGGCCGCGCTCGCCCTGCAGATCGCCGAGCTGGAGACCGAAAAGGCCCGCGCCGGGCACCTGCCCACGCTGGACCTGGTCGGCGAGGTAGGTCGCAGCAGCGTGACCAGCAACAACCCCCAGCAGCCCTCGGGCCACTACGGCAGCACCAGCGTCGGCGTGCAGCTGCGCCTGCCGCTGTTCGCCGGCTTCGCGGTGCAGAACCGCGTGCGCGAGACCCTGGCCCTGGAAGAAAAGTCCCGCAACGAGCTGGACGCGGCGCGCCGCCAGGTGGCGCTGGCCACGCGCCAGGCGTACTCCAGCGTGCAGTCGGGCCTGGCCCAGGTGCGCGCGCTGGAAGCGGCCGAAGCGTCGAGCAAGCTGGCGCTGGAAGCCACCCAGCTCGGCTACAAGGTCGGCGTGCGCGTGAACCTGGACGTGCTCAACGCCCAGACCCAGCTGTTCAACACGCAAAGCGAGCTGGCCCAGGCGCGCTACAACGTGCTGGTCGGCAGCCTGCGCCTGCGCCAGGCCGCCGGCGTCCTGGCCCCGGACGACCTCGCGCCGATCAACGCGCTGCTGGCGCCCTGA
- a CDS encoding O-succinylhomoserine sulfhydrylase: protein MTDKKIPRTGLPPDLRLDTLAVREGLPHTPWGENSEALFLTSSFVHPDAATAAARFANEEEAFVYTRFSNPTVMMMERRLAALEGTEACIGTSSGMAAILLLAMSLLKAGDHVICSQSVFGSTIKLFGGEFGKFGVETTFVSQTDLDAWRKAVRPNTRLLFAETPSNPLTEVCDIAALADIAHDAGALLAVDNCFCSPALQQPAKLGADLIVHSGTKYLDGQGRVVAGALCGSEALVNDKFVPLMRSAGMSLSPFNAWVVLKGMETLSIRMQAQSERALQLAQWLESHPAVERVYHPWLPSHPQHALARRQQSAGGAVVSFIVRGQAEGGPARARQNAFAVIDATKICSITANLGDTKTTITHPASTSHGRLTEDQRQAAGITQGLIRVAVGLEDVEDLKADLARGLDPIA from the coding sequence ATGACCGACAAGAAGATTCCGCGCACCGGGCTGCCGCCCGACCTGCGGCTGGACACGCTGGCGGTGCGCGAGGGCCTGCCGCACACCCCCTGGGGCGAGAACTCCGAGGCGCTGTTCCTGACCAGCAGCTTCGTGCACCCCGACGCGGCCACCGCCGCGGCGCGCTTCGCCAACGAGGAAGAGGCCTTCGTCTACACCCGCTTCAGCAACCCGACGGTGATGATGATGGAGCGGCGCCTGGCGGCGCTGGAAGGCACCGAGGCCTGCATCGGCACCTCGAGCGGCATGGCGGCCATCCTGCTGCTGGCGATGAGCCTGCTGAAGGCGGGCGACCACGTGATCTGCTCGCAGAGCGTGTTCGGCTCGACCATCAAGCTGTTCGGCGGCGAGTTCGGCAAGTTCGGCGTCGAGACCACCTTCGTGTCGCAGACCGACCTGGACGCCTGGCGCAAGGCGGTGCGGCCGAACACCAGGCTGCTGTTTGCCGAGACCCCGAGCAACCCGCTGACCGAGGTCTGCGACATCGCCGCGCTGGCCGACATCGCCCACGATGCCGGTGCGCTGCTCGCGGTCGACAACTGCTTCTGCTCGCCCGCGCTGCAGCAGCCCGCCAAGCTCGGTGCTGACCTGATCGTGCATTCGGGCACCAAGTACCTGGACGGGCAGGGCCGCGTCGTCGCCGGCGCGCTGTGCGGCAGCGAGGCGCTGGTCAACGACAAGTTCGTGCCGCTGATGCGCAGCGCCGGCATGTCGCTGTCGCCGTTCAACGCCTGGGTCGTGCTCAAGGGCATGGAGACGCTGTCGATCCGCATGCAGGCCCAAAGCGAGCGCGCGCTGCAGCTGGCGCAGTGGCTCGAGTCGCACCCGGCGGTGGAGCGCGTCTACCACCCGTGGTTGCCGTCGCACCCGCAGCATGCACTTGCACGCCGCCAGCAGAGCGCGGGCGGTGCAGTGGTGTCGTTCATCGTGCGCGGCCAGGCCGAGGGCGGCCCGGCGCGGGCGCGCCAGAACGCGTTCGCCGTGATCGACGCGACGAAGATCTGCTCGATCACCGCGAACCTGGGCGACACCAAGACCACGATCACCCACCCGGCCAGCACCTCGCACGGTCGCCTCACCGAGGACCAGCGCCAGGCGGCCGGCATCACGCAGGGCCTCATCCGCGTCGCGGTGGGCCTGGAAGACGTCGAAGACCTGAAGGCCGACCTCGCACGCGGCCTGGATCCGATCGCATGA
- the gltX gene encoding glutamate--tRNA ligase, which yields MTQVRTRFAPSPTGFIHLGNIRSALYPWAFARANNGVFILRIEDTDQERSTQAAVDVILEGMKWLGLDHDEGPYYQMQRMDRYKEVIAQMLEQGLAYRCYMTQAELDALRERQMAAKQKPRYDGTWRPEPGKVLPPVPDGVQPVIRFKNPIGGSVVWDDKVKGRIEISNDELDDLVIARQDGTPTYNFCVVVDDMDMGITHVIRGDDHVNNTPRQINIFRALGKEPPVYAHLPTVLNEQGEKMSKRNGAKPVTQYRDEGFLADAVVNYLARLGWSHGDDEIFTREQFLQWFDLDHLGKSAGQFDEAKLRWVNAQHLKMTDDARLAPLVAEQLGKRGLQVQPDERLARMVGLFKDRCSTTVEIAEWLAMYFAPVQPAEADLAQHVTDAVRPALAALREKFATIEWNKAAIQQAIKETIAAHGLKMPQLAIPVRVLVCGRAQTPSIDAVLELFDKKIVLERLQR from the coding sequence ATGACACAAGTACGCACCCGTTTCGCTCCGTCGCCGACCGGCTTCATCCACCTGGGCAACATCCGCTCGGCGCTGTACCCCTGGGCGTTCGCCCGCGCCAACAACGGCGTGTTCATCCTGCGCATCGAGGACACCGACCAGGAGCGCTCGACGCAGGCCGCGGTGGACGTGATCCTCGAAGGCATGAAGTGGCTGGGCCTGGACCATGACGAGGGGCCGTACTACCAGATGCAGCGCATGGACCGCTACAAGGAGGTCATCGCGCAGATGCTGGAGCAGGGGCTGGCGTACCGCTGCTACATGACCCAGGCCGAGCTGGATGCGCTGCGCGAGCGCCAGATGGCGGCCAAGCAGAAGCCGCGCTACGACGGCACCTGGCGTCCCGAGCCGGGCAAGGTGCTGCCGCCCGTCCCGGATGGCGTGCAGCCGGTGATCCGCTTCAAGAACCCGATCGGCGGCTCGGTGGTGTGGGACGACAAGGTCAAGGGCCGCATCGAGATCAGCAACGACGAGCTCGACGACCTGGTGATCGCGCGCCAGGACGGCACGCCGACCTACAACTTCTGCGTGGTCGTCGACGACATGGACATGGGCATCACGCACGTGATCCGTGGCGACGACCACGTCAACAACACGCCGCGCCAGATCAACATCTTCCGTGCGCTCGGCAAGGAGCCGCCGGTGTACGCGCACCTGCCCACCGTGCTGAACGAGCAGGGCGAGAAGATGAGCAAGCGCAACGGCGCCAAGCCCGTCACGCAGTACCGCGACGAGGGGTTCCTCGCCGACGCGGTGGTCAACTACCTCGCGCGCCTGGGCTGGAGCCACGGCGACGACGAGATCTTCACGCGCGAGCAGTTCCTGCAGTGGTTCGACCTGGACCACCTGGGCAAGAGCGCCGGCCAGTTCGACGAGGCCAAGCTGCGCTGGGTCAACGCCCAGCACCTGAAGATGACCGACGACGCCAGGCTCGCGCCGCTGGTGGCCGAGCAGCTCGGCAAGCGCGGCCTGCAGGTCCAGCCCGACGAGCGCCTCGCGCGCATGGTGGGGCTGTTCAAGGACCGCTGCTCGACCACGGTCGAGATCGCCGAGTGGCTGGCGATGTACTTCGCGCCGGTGCAGCCGGCCGAGGCCGACCTCGCGCAGCACGTGACCGACGCGGTGCGCCCGGCGCTGGCGGCGCTGCGCGAGAAGTTCGCGACCATCGAGTGGAACAAGGCCGCGATCCAGCAGGCCATCAAGGAAACCATTGCGGCGCACGGCCTGAAGATGCCGCAGCTGGCCATTCCGGTGCGCGTGCTGGTGTGCGGTCGCGCCCAGACGCCGTCCATCGACGCGGTGCTGGAACTGTTCGATAAAAAAATTGTGCTGGAACGCTTGCAACGCTGA
- a CDS encoding DNA-3-methyladenine glycosylase 2 family protein — translation MLDADAAYLALKARDARFDGMLFVGVTSTGVYCRPICRVRTPRRENCRFFASAAQAEAARFRPCLKCRPEIAPGRTEPWTVMDASRTLAQQAAHWLDQHAASGGKASVETLARTLGITDRHLRRIFVAEHGVTPLQYLLTRRLLLAKQLLTDTDLPVTQVALAAGFTSLRRFNAAFVERYRLNPSTLRRRSGPRASSADALTLHLAFREPYDRGAMLRFLSQRAIPGVESVGDTTIRRSLRLRCDDRELHGWLQVQFVAQRPLVRVDLAPQFAPASATLIRAVRRWLDLDAVPDAIDLALRDLPGSGIRLPGALDAFELAVRAVLGQQVTVAAARTLATRLAQAWGEPVATPWAAEVSRLFPAARQLAALQPADLGALGIVRQRAAAIIALARQWDALQARLHAGEPASALIAALEAVPGIGPWTAHYIAMRALAWPDAFPPGDVAVLKAMNCSAREAEARAQAWRPWRSYAVLRLWHALAQPISLGSPSR, via the coding sequence ATGCTCGACGCTGACGCCGCCTACCTGGCCCTGAAGGCTCGCGATGCGCGTTTCGACGGCATGCTGTTCGTCGGGGTCACCTCCACGGGCGTGTATTGCCGGCCGATCTGCCGCGTGCGCACGCCGCGACGCGAGAACTGCCGGTTCTTCGCGAGCGCGGCCCAGGCGGAAGCGGCACGGTTCCGCCCCTGCCTCAAGTGCCGGCCCGAGATCGCCCCCGGCCGCACCGAGCCCTGGACCGTCATGGACGCCTCGCGCACCCTGGCGCAGCAGGCCGCGCACTGGCTCGACCAGCATGCCGCCTCGGGCGGCAAGGCCAGCGTCGAGACGCTGGCGCGCACGCTGGGCATCACGGACCGGCACCTGCGCCGGATCTTCGTCGCCGAACACGGCGTGACGCCGCTGCAATACCTGCTGACGCGCCGCCTGCTGCTGGCCAAGCAGCTGCTGACCGACACCGACCTGCCGGTCACCCAGGTGGCGCTGGCGGCGGGCTTCACGAGCCTGCGCCGCTTCAACGCCGCCTTCGTCGAGCGGTACCGCCTCAATCCCAGCACGCTGCGACGGCGCAGCGGGCCGCGCGCCTCGTCCGCCGACGCCCTCACGCTGCATCTCGCGTTCCGCGAGCCCTATGATCGCGGGGCCATGCTGCGCTTCCTGTCGCAGCGCGCGATCCCGGGCGTCGAATCGGTCGGGGACACGACGATCCGCCGTTCGCTGCGCCTGCGCTGCGACGACCGCGAGCTGCACGGCTGGCTGCAGGTGCAGTTCGTCGCGCAGCGGCCGCTGGTGCGCGTCGATCTCGCGCCGCAGTTCGCGCCGGCCAGTGCGACGCTGATCCGCGCCGTCCGGCGCTGGCTCGACCTGGACGCCGTGCCGGATGCGATCGACCTCGCGCTGCGCGACCTGCCCGGATCCGGCATCCGACTGCCGGGCGCGCTCGACGCCTTCGAGCTGGCGGTACGCGCCGTGCTGGGCCAGCAGGTGACGGTCGCGGCCGCGCGCACGCTGGCCACCCGGCTGGCGCAGGCCTGGGGCGAGCCGGTGGCCACGCCGTGGGCGGCCGAGGTGAGCCGACTGTTCCCTGCAGCGCGCCAGCTCGCCGCACTGCAGCCGGCGGACCTGGGTGCGCTCGGCATCGTGCGCCAGCGCGCTGCCGCCATCATCGCGCTGGCCCGGCAGTGGGACGCGCTGCAGGCCCGGTTGCACGCCGGCGAGCCCGCCTCCGCGCTGATCGCCGCGCTCGAGGCCGTGCCCGGCATCGGCCCCTGGACCGCGCACTACATCGCGATGCGCGCGCTCGCATGGCCCGACGCCTTCCCGCCCGGCGACGTGGCCGTGCTCAAGGCCATGAACTGCAGCGCCCGCGAGGCCGAGGCGCGCGCGCAGGCGTGGCGGCCGTGGCGCTCCTACGCGGTGCTGCGGCTGTGGCACGCGCTGGCCCAACCCATTTCCCTTGGGAGTCCGTCCCGATGA
- the waaA gene encoding lipid IV(A) 3-deoxy-D-manno-octulosonic acid transferase, producing the protein MSAVRHGVARHAYSLLLSLLTPAYLLKLWWRGREEPPYRHAIAERLGRYPQPPSQGWVWVHGVSLGETRAAASLVAALREQLPGMRLLLTHGTATGREAGQALLQPGDVQTWLPYDTPAAVRRFFAQFRPAVGVLMETEVWPNLLHAARAAGVPMVLANARLSEKSLRRGQRLAALMRPAVEAIDLVLAQTPGDAARLRAAGAAQVEVCGNLKFDMSPAPELLERGRRWRAALGERAVVLAASTREGEEAPLLAAWQVRSAPRPLLLLVPRHPQRFDEVAQQVRAAGLRLARRSETAPPSADADVWLGDSIGEMPAYYAAADVALLGGSFAPLGGQNLIEAAACGCPVVMGPHTFNFAEAAELSLEAGAARRVADLEQAVPLACALVAAPAEREAMSRQAVAFATAHRGAARTMAQRIAALVAPRLRAPAAR; encoded by the coding sequence TTGAGCGCGGTGCGCCACGGCGTGGCCCGTCACGCCTATTCCCTGCTGCTGTCGCTGCTGACGCCAGCCTACCTGCTCAAGCTGTGGTGGCGCGGGCGGGAGGAGCCGCCGTACCGCCATGCGATCGCCGAACGGCTGGGCCGTTACCCGCAGCCGCCCTCGCAGGGCTGGGTCTGGGTGCACGGGGTCTCGCTGGGCGAGACGCGCGCGGCCGCCAGCCTGGTGGCCGCGCTGCGCGAGCAGCTGCCCGGCATGCGGCTGCTGCTGACCCATGGCACGGCCACCGGCCGCGAGGCCGGGCAGGCCCTGCTGCAGCCCGGCGACGTGCAGACCTGGCTGCCGTACGACACGCCGGCGGCGGTGCGGCGCTTCTTCGCGCAGTTCCGGCCGGCGGTCGGCGTGCTGATGGAAACCGAGGTCTGGCCCAACCTGCTGCACGCCGCGCGCGCGGCCGGCGTGCCGATGGTGCTGGCCAATGCGCGGCTGAGCGAGAAGAGCCTGCGCCGCGGGCAGCGGCTCGCCGCGCTGATGCGCCCGGCCGTCGAGGCGATCGACCTCGTGCTGGCGCAGACGCCGGGCGATGCCGCACGGCTGCGCGCGGCCGGCGCCGCGCAGGTCGAGGTCTGCGGCAACCTGAAGTTCGACATGAGCCCCGCGCCCGAGCTGCTCGAGCGCGGCCGCCGGTGGCGCGCCGCGCTGGGCGAGCGGGCGGTGGTGCTGGCGGCCAGCACCCGCGAAGGGGAGGAGGCGCCGTTGCTCGCGGCCTGGCAGGTGCGGTCTGCGCCGCGGCCGCTGCTGCTGCTGGTGCCGCGGCATCCGCAACGCTTCGACGAGGTGGCGCAGCAGGTGCGTGCGGCCGGCCTGCGGCTTGCACGGCGCAGCGAGACCGCCCCGCCGTCCGCGGACGCGGACGTCTGGCTGGGCGACTCGATCGGGGAGATGCCGGCCTACTACGCGGCGGCCGACGTGGCCCTGCTGGGCGGCAGCTTCGCGCCGCTGGGCGGCCAGAACCTGATCGAGGCGGCCGCCTGCGGCTGCCCCGTGGTGATGGGCCCGCACACCTTCAACTTTGCCGAGGCGGCCGAGCTGTCGCTGGAGGCGGGGGCGGCGCGCCGGGTGGCGGACCTGGAGCAAGCGGTGCCGCTGGCCTGCGCGCTGGTGGCTGCACCTGCCGAGCGCGAGGCAATGTCGCGGCAGGCGGTCGCTTTCGCCACCGCCCACCGCGGCGCCGCGCGCACGATGGCGCAGCGCATCGCGGCGCTGGTCGCGCCGCGCCTCAGGGCGCCAGCAGCGCGTTGA
- a CDS encoding rhodanese-like domain-containing protein has protein sequence MRQLTAHEVRDLLATAAGDDAPQLLDVREPWEVAVAAIDPGRATALHIPMQEIPARQSEIDPERTVVCVCHHGMRSLHVAHYLARQGYDDVVNLHGGIDAWSQQVDPGVPRY, from the coding sequence CTGCGCCAGCTCACCGCTCACGAGGTCCGGGACCTGCTCGCCACGGCTGCCGGCGACGACGCGCCGCAGCTGCTGGACGTGCGCGAACCCTGGGAGGTGGCTGTCGCGGCCATCGATCCCGGCCGCGCCACCGCCCTGCACATCCCGATGCAGGAGATCCCCGCGCGGCAGTCCGAGATCGATCCCGAGCGCACCGTCGTCTGCGTCTGTCACCACGGCATGCGCAGCCTGCATGTGGCGCACTACCTTGCACGGCAGGGCTACGACGACGTCGTCAACCTGCACGGCGGCATCGACGCCTGGTCGCAGCAGGTCGACCCCGGCGTGCCGCGATACTGA
- a CDS encoding methylated-DNA--[protein]-cysteine S-methyltransferase, giving the protein MNPSRHIAQHRIASPLGEILLARTERGLAGLWFAGQKDHPGTLAVPQDGGDPLFADVERQLDEYWRGQRREFEVPLDLHGTPFQRTVWDALLRVPYGVTWTYRRIAEQLGSLTATRAVGAAVGRNPVSIIVPCHRVIGSSGSLTGYAGGLERKIELLRLEGVLAL; this is encoded by the coding sequence ATGAACCCATCCCGCCATATCGCACAGCACCGCATCGCCTCGCCGCTCGGCGAGATCCTGCTGGCCCGCACGGAACGCGGGCTGGCCGGCCTCTGGTTTGCCGGCCAGAAAGACCATCCTGGCACCCTGGCCGTCCCGCAGGACGGCGGCGACCCGTTGTTCGCCGACGTGGAACGGCAGCTCGACGAATACTGGCGCGGCCAGCGGCGCGAGTTCGAGGTGCCGCTCGACCTGCACGGGACACCGTTCCAGCGCACCGTCTGGGACGCGCTGCTGCGCGTGCCGTATGGTGTCACCTGGACCTACCGGCGCATCGCCGAGCAGCTCGGCAGCCTGACGGCCACCCGGGCCGTGGGGGCCGCCGTCGGCCGCAACCCGGTGTCCATCATCGTGCCCTGCCACCGCGTCATCGGCAGCAGCGGCAGCCTGACCGGCTACGCCGGGGGACTGGAACGCAAGATCGAACTGCTGCGCCTGGAAGGCGTGCTGGCCCTCTGA
- a CDS encoding protein-L-isoaspartate O-methyltransferase family protein, with product MNIEKARFNMIEQQIRPWEVLDQSVLSLLAAVKREEFVPAAYRSMAFMDLCVPLADGGSQGRCMLEPKVEARILQELHVQPHEKVLEIGAGSGYMAALLGRKAQRVLTLEIDAELARMATDNLKRAGIGNVEVRHADGSRGPQADGPFDVIVASGSVATVPQVLLDQLKVGGRLAAIVGTEPIMRAVVVTRVDEHAFRTVEIFDTVAPRLLGFEEPPKFKF from the coding sequence ATGAACATCGAAAAAGCTCGCTTCAACATGATCGAACAGCAGATCCGCCCCTGGGAGGTGCTGGATCAGTCGGTGCTGTCGCTGCTGGCTGCGGTCAAGCGCGAGGAGTTCGTCCCTGCGGCCTACCGCTCGATGGCCTTCATGGACCTGTGCGTGCCGCTGGCCGACGGCGGCTCGCAGGGCCGCTGCATGCTGGAACCCAAGGTCGAGGCCCGCATCCTGCAGGAACTGCACGTGCAGCCGCACGAGAAGGTGCTCGAGATCGGCGCCGGCTCGGGCTACATGGCCGCCCTGCTGGGCCGCAAGGCGCAGCGCGTGCTGACGCTGGAGATCGACGCCGAGCTGGCGAGGATGGCCACCGACAACCTCAAGCGCGCCGGCATCGGCAACGTCGAGGTGCGCCATGCCGACGGCTCGCGCGGGCCACAGGCCGACGGCCCGTTCGACGTCATCGTCGCCTCCGGCTCGGTGGCCACCGTGCCGCAGGTGCTGCTGGACCAGCTCAAGGTCGGCGGCCGCCTGGCGGCCATCGTCGGGACGGAACCGATCATGCGCGCGGTGGTCGTCACCCGCGTGGACGAGCACGCCTTCCGCACCGTCGAGATCTTCGACACGGTCGCGCCGCGGCTGCTCGGCTTCGAAGAGCCGCCCAAGTTCAAGTTCTGA